The stretch of DNA TCGATTCGGGTGCGCTATGAGGTCAAACCGGAGAACTACTGCGGACTGGTGAAGCTCGCCTGCATCCTCATCTGGACGCGCATCTGGCATCGGCTCAAAGCCGCGTACGCGGATTGAGATAGACTCTTAGGGGATAGTCACCGTACGGGTCGTGCCAGCGCTCTCACGAGAGGGCTCCTGCCGCTTCGCGCGACAGATTGCGGGTCGCCGCTGCCACCGACCGCGCTGGTTCAGCCGCTGCATGGCGACGCACGGCTTCCAGATCGCGTTCGGCTTCGCGTCGGCTCGCCCGATCCAGATCGTTCGGACCCATCTGTGTGACACGGCTCCGCAGGCCGTCACTGACGGGCCGAGTGTTCTCGGGCCGGTTGCGCACGCGCGCCTCAGCTTCGACGTGTCGCGTGATGCTGGGGGGCAGCGCTCCTGCCTCGGGTATTCCTGTCGGCATCGAACCTTCCCCTCAACTAAATCAGCAGGTCGGTCGGGTCTCGCATCAGATTGCCGCTTGCGGCGGCGAGTGCCGAGACGGGGTTTTGGGACACCTGTTGGCGCAGGCTCGTCACGAGAGCGCGCGCATCTGTGAACCGATCCGGGGCGTCTGCTCGGATGTCCCGTACCGGCGCTTGGTTGACTTCGCGACGCTCGATCGAATCGACGGACGACTGCGACGTCTGTCGCTGTCGGCTCTCGGCCGCCACCAGGTTGTGACCCAGCGACGAGCGAATCTGCTCTCTGCCGACGTTGATCTGCCGGATGGCGATGGATGCGGGCATCGATACGACCTCCTAGACTAGGTGGCGTGCCGCCGTTGCCTGGAGTCCCTGGGCTGCTCCAGCAAGGGCGGCAGCGGGGTCTCTGGCTACCTCTGACTTCACTCGGGTGACCATCGCATTCGCGTCGTCCGCGCGAGTATCGCGCGGCTCGGAATTGACGCGCTTCGACGCGCCGGTTGCGACTTCGCGGTCGCTCGCTCCCTCGACGGGCATAGGACGCCAGAAGTCGACAACAGCGATGGGGTTTACATCGCGCGATGGCTGCGAAGCGGATCCTCGCGACGGCGGACGCGCGTCTCCCGGTGCCGGAGTGGTTCGCGTTGGCGGCGGCGATACCGCGCCAACCGATGGTGGCATGTGGTTCCTCCAGTTCTATGGAGCCGGACCGGAACTCCGGCTACGCTTGTGGCAGCAGGCGGAAGCCTGCCGCAGGTCGCAGAAACGCGGTGACGACGTTCAACGCGTCTGTGGGATGGCGGCGTCCCTCGGCTCGCACCTGTTCGAGAGACCGCCCTAATGTCCCCGACGAACCAAGCCTGTCCGGCGAATCGCTCGCGTAGGCGAGGACTCGTTGCCGATGCGCTCTGCCCAAGCCCTGAGACAGATCGGGTTGATCTCCCTCAGACTGCTCCTTCCTCGACTCCCGCTCTGGCATGTCGTCCGCCCGCTCGGTGCGGAGGACGGCGATGTCCGTCGCGGTACGCTGGTCACGCGCGTGCGAGACGGCTTGGATCCGTGTGTTGGCAGAAGTGACCGACATGGGCCCGTCCCTCCCTCTACCGCGCAAGGCCGATCAACGGCATTACGTTCTGCGCGAGCAGGTTGGTCTGAGCCAGCGCAAACGTCCCCGCCTGCGACAGGATGTGCGCGCGTATGAGGCTCGTAGCCTCCTGTGCGATATCCGCGTCGCGGATCGCGGAGTCCGCCTCTTGTAGCAAAGCGATCCGCGCGCTGATATCCACGGACGTGCGCGACAGCCGGTTCTCTACCGCCCCGAAGCGGCTCCGAACCAGAGTCACCGAGGTGATGCCCAACTCGACCGAAGCGAGCGCTGTCGTCGCGGTGCCGACGACGGCGATCTGCGCCGAGGTGAGTCCAGCCACGATGGCAGAGGAGCCCAGATTGCTCAGTTGGAGACCGATCTGGTCGTTGATGCCGCCCAGACCATCACCGACGTAGAAGGTCACGTTCGTATTGGTCGCCGTAAGGCAGGTTCCGTTGAACGTGGTCGATGACGCGATTCGGTCGATCTCTTGAATGAGCTGATCGGCTTCGAGCTGGATGGCGCTTCGCGAACTGGTGGATGTCGTCGAGTCCGCGGCTTGGATCGCGAGCTCTTTGAGCCTCACCAGAATGTCTGAGATGGAACTGGCTCCCCCTTCCGCAGTCTGCGTGAAGGAGATCGCCATGCCCGTGTTGCGATTCGCCTGCTGGAGGGATGTGATGACGGAGTTGAGGGCTGCCGACGTTGCCAGCCCGGCTGGGTCATCCCCGGCGCGGTTGATCCGCAGCCCGGAGGACAGCCGCATGATGGACTGTGACACCAGGGCGGTGGTGCGGTTCAGATTATTCTGTACCGCAGTTGGAAGTGCGGAGCTGCTGATACGAAACATACGCCCTCCCCTGCGCCCCAAGTCAGGAGCACGGGACACAATGCAGACCCCGGAGGACCCACATTTGCGCTAAGGATGCGGATGCTTCGTTCCGATAGAGAGGTTGTCAGGAAAGACGACTCAATCGCTGTATGGGCACGTAGGCAGTAGCAATCGCACGTATAGTCCCATAGGGGCCGCAGCAGTACGGCTCTTGGGGGGAGTATACCGCAGCCGGGGTGCGTACGCAAGGGAATCTGTGCACGCGCCGCGCGTCCGCCCTGGACAAGCGGATGGGCACTGGGGTTGCGGCGTGCAACCAGCATGCTCTCAAAGTGACGAGTCAGAAGTCCTGGACACGACAGAACGAACATAGCCGGGCGTCATCATACGCCCGGCTTTTGCATGTACTTCGGTGAATGGGCGAGATGTCTACGAGATGTCTAGGGGAGGCGTATCGCAGCGAGATGGCGGCCTGTTCGAGGGCCATCACGACGGTGAGAGTAGAACAACTCCCGGCGGCAGTGAGTGCACAGACCCGAAACTACGATACGATCGCTGCGCATTCCCGCCGCAATGAGGTCATTGCGGATCGCGCGCCACAGATCGAGATGCCTCCCGTCGGCGACCTCGTCGCCGAAAGATGCCCGGAACCCATCTGCCAGCTCCTGACTGACCTCATAGCAGCACGGACCGATGGAGGGACCCAGGATCGCCCGGCAGTCGTGCGCGCGCGACCCGAACTCACGGCACATCGAGAGAAGTGTTCGGCTCGCGATGCGGGCTGCTGTGCCGCGCCATCCGGAGTGGGCGATGCCGATGGTGCCCCGTACCGGGTCCCAGAAGTAGATTGGAACGCAGTCTGCGACGATGACGCCCAGAGCGATC from Candidatus Poribacteria bacterium encodes:
- the pgeF gene encoding peptidoglycan editing factor PgeF; protein product: MAARLDRFTVTDPSPSLQGIAHDWGAQAPSRAPSAATSWRSGGVSEVPYASLNVGLRVGDTPAAVVENRRRFLMSWGAVPDSLVVPGQVHGVAVGVVTPDEREFPDTDALITTSNEIALGVIVADCVPIYFWDPVRGTIGIAHSGWRGTAARIASRTLLSMCREFGSRAHDCRAILGPSIGPCCYEVSQELADGFRASFGDEVADGRHLDLWRAIRNDLIAAGMRSDRIVVSGLCTHCRRELFYSHRRDGPRTGRHLAAIRLP
- a CDS encoding flagellin FliC, whose protein sequence is MFRISSSALPTAVQNNLNRTTALVSQSIMRLSSGLRINRAGDDPAGLATSAALNSVITSLQQANRNTGMAISFTQTAEGGASSISDILVRLKELAIQAADSTTSTSSRSAIQLEADQLIQEIDRIASSTTFNGTCLTATNTNVTFYVGDGLGGINDQIGLQLSNLGSSAIVAGLTSAQIAVVGTATTALASVELGITSVTLVRSRFGAVENRLSRTSVDISARIALLQEADSAIRDADIAQEATSLIRAHILSQAGTFALAQTNLLAQNVMPLIGLAR